GCTTTCGTAGATGAAATCGAAGATTTGGTGGATTTGATGCGGCGTTACCAGCAGATGTTGGAAATGGAGAAGCGGGATGTAGAACACATGACTGCCCTTGCCGACATTTGCGACAAGAAACAGAAGCGCCTGGAACTGCACACGTTGGGTAAGTTTTCATGGCTGCTCCCTCGTAAATATGTGCCAGAATGACAATTGGATCCCTTTTAGGGACGTCCAAAGGCGTTAACTCGCTCGCGGGTTGGGCTATAGCCCCTCCTAAAATGATGCGCCATGACTTTTGATCGGTgcaacatggtggttttgggccttGTTCTGTGATTAATTGTAAATCAAAAGACCTTCTCAGTGACTATGTTCCTTGATGAGCCGAATGAGTCCCGCACAAATGTGTTTCACTGGTAAAACATGCTGCTAAGTTGTTGTCCTGTGCATATCATGGCACGTTTTAAAAATATGCGAAATTTAAGGAGCATGGATGTAATGCTGAGTGTTCCTCAGTAGATGATGTTATGTTATGACAGGCTCAGAGGTAtatgaaaaagaaaaggcattAAAAAGAGATAATTAAGTGGCAAATTGCACTGTGTACAGGTCATAGAATGGTGAAAGAAAAGCAAACTGCCATATGAAAGGTTGTAGGGAAAGTAAATGACAGCAACATTGGCACTGACAAGAATTTATTAATGCAGCGGTTTTCAGTTAATTGAATGGCATGTATAATAAAATGTAATGACATTTATAAGCAGTGTGTTGCTCAGTCGAGCGGCCTGCACTCATCTGCCTCTCCGAGTCTTTGCAATTGCAACCTGGGATTTCATTTTGAAggtctatctctctatctatctgtgtgtgtgtgcgcgtgtgtgtcctTGTATGTAATGTGCGGTCAACCAAAAATGTTTACAGACCACAGGAGCACATGCCAAACTAGAGATACTGTGTATGCTACCATATACAATAACTCTAGGCCAAACTACCTGTCCACGCCACCTACCATCGACCGCAGTGCTCAGCCAAAAACGGGTCTTCGTGTTATTCTCTAGTATACTAGTTTTATACTGCAGTACAACAGTATATTGTTAGTTGTTTTTACACAAAGCACTTATTTGCCTTGTGAGCACCTCAGTTTTGTCTTGATAGCAGAATCAGAGCTATTGTGACATGCTGCAAATAGTATGCCGTTGGGTACATAACACTTTGTGGGAATGATTGCAGCAGAGAACAGCAGTGATAGACTGTGCTCGAGATAGAAGTATATAACCACAGTTGCTCAATTGTGCATTACTTTAAAAAGTGGAACATGGTAAATATTTGTGTCCAGGAGGGAAAATAGCCTGGCCATCAATTTAAGGAGGGATACCTCCTGGGCATGATCGCTGCTGGCGTAACGGTGGTGTCGCAAAAAGGTTGTTTGCTACACAATCGCGGGATCTTTTAACTTTCCTGGTCGATAGTATATATGTACTGTAGTTGACAAAAAAACGTCGGTCACATACAGCTGTTATTGTTTGGGGAGTGCTGAAGAGGCAACATTGGTAGCATCACTGCGATGCGCGACTAAAATGCCATCAGGTCAGGATGTTATTTTATGGGAGATAAGTGGGTGAGAAGGACTTCATGTGTACGTGCCATGCAAGGGTGTCAAAATGGCTGAATCCTCTGCCATATTTTGTAAACTTTCATAAATTGCTGATAATTACATCATTGCGAACATGCAGTCATTTTAGTGTTTTGTTTTTACTAGAACACTCGCGAGGCCACGTTTAGGCACATTGTATAGCTGTACAAAGCGTGACAGTACATGGGTAGTAGCCTTGCTACGGCCATACCATGGAGTTGGTGACACTGTAATTAGTTGTTGAAAACTAATGCTTCCAAGACAAGATGGTCTTTTTGGAGATCCTAGCAATATTCAAAGGCagctcttctttccttttttgcttCTCTCGAAATAACTTATTTGTTAAGgcgcttaaagggacactacagACAAATGTTAAGTCAACGTCGATTGCTGAAATAGCGTTCTGAAAACTTCTTCATGCTTTTTTTATGCCAAGAAAATGCTTATCTCGAGATAAAATTGTGTTTTGGTGGTCCACAGAGTGTTAGCAGGCATCAACTCTCCCACTTGAACCTTCTGACGTTACAGCTGCCTTTCCCAACATTACCTGCCTGTGCTGCATGGCAGCCAACATTGCGGTTTCTTGCACATGCAGCACAACAGGGGCCATTGACTGATACAATACAGAGCTTACTTCGGCCAGCGGCGAGAAGCTGTAGTAGAAAAGTAGCGAGAGCCACAGCAGTAACAGAGACTATCGAAGCTTGCCGCAGTGGGTCTCCAGGCTCAGCAATCAGCTACTTCGAGCTATTTTGTGGCACTCATTGGAAAGCcacgtagattttttttttctgctgttgctCAAGCGGCATACATCATTTGGGTGTCCGACAACACTACACAGATGCAGCATTTCGTTGAACTTATCGTGAGAGCGACTCTTATGAATGCGTGAATATGTAAAGCACATGCAGTAATACATAACTAGCACTGAGGCTCGACCTTGCAAGTGGAACGCAGCCTGGTGAAAATGAAACTTTTGAGCTACCCACGCTGTTCTCCATGGTAGAGCTAAGCAGTTATTTTTTTgttgaatcaaacagaaacatgCAAGCGGCATTTTATTCTTCTGGTTGCTATGATCTCGTGGAATTGACTGGGGGGTGGGGTAGGAATGGGAGCGTCTCCGTCCACCCGCTGTGATAAAACGGTGCCTTGACCCTGTGATGATGTGGGTTTAGCTGCACATTTGTCAAAATTCTTGACTGGCACAAGGGACATATAGAGGAAGCCTTGCTTGGTCGTTGGCTGTGTGTCAATGACATAATACATGACATCATGTCATGTTGCTGCAGGGGGCGTAATCATAATGGCGAGCAACGCTTATTTCACTTCCCTGACAAGAAAGTTGGGAAAGGCTGAACGAGAAACTGAAACCAGCCAAATGAGTTATTCAATACTCTGTGAACTCCTTATTACAGCACTTATTCACAAAGTTCTTGCAGAAGCATGTTCAAATTGCTCAAGTGTGCAGCTATCACTTCATCGTACATTTTGCACCATGTGGTGTCTTACTAGCCCCTGAAAGAAGACGTTTACAGTTTTGTGCTGTCCTGGTGGCTCCCTAATCTCTAAGTACAAGAGAAGATCAGTGTTTTCAATAGCCATCCTAATAATATTATATTTTCGTTATCGTGTAATACTTTGGCAAGTGATTTTGTCATCGGAAAGCATGGCTTCATACAGACACATTGAAAAATGTGTTGAATAATTCAGTTATTTCTTTTGTTGATAAGTGGACCTCCAGTCATATACTTTGTGAGAATACTTCTGGCACAATTGTGTAAAATGTATGCATTTAACTCGCAACGAGTGAAAATGCACACCACATTTTGATCATGCAATCTTTATCAAACATGTAAAAACATAAAGAGAAATAATAGAGACAGATTACATTAGAGTCCAGATTTCAAACGTGTAAGTACTCCAAGAGTGCACATAACTGATAAAGAAATGCAGCTTTTGTTTCCCATGATGTGTTTTGATTCGCTGATAACATATGCGTATGTATAAAAAACTGGCTTTTCCACTTTTCAGTAAGTTAGTGGGAAGTCAGTGCCAGTCTTTATCATTTGTGTGTCTTCtcgtgtccttgttttttttttgggctctACATACTTATTGTATATCTAGGGCTAGGTTACTGAATGTACTATGTGTCCCAGATCTGTTGCTGGCCTAGCATATTTCTATTTTCAGCTATACAGCTGCACAACCAGCTGCAAGCAAGGCCAGCAGGATTGGAGAATTTTGCGGATATTGCTACCAATATGGCCGGATTGCAACTTATACGAATACCTGGTGAGTTCTTGGTGGTGACATTCAGCTGGTGCTGCAGTACCATTCAAAGTGGTTGCATGCTTGACCCTTATTTCGAAACTTTGAGAAAGGCACTGGCAGAACTGAATTTCAACTTTACTTGACAAAAGCAACAGTTCATTCATTATTCTAGTATACCCAAACTGTAGACTGCAAAGAATACATAGGAGCTGTGTGGTTCAGTGTGGTGTGTAATTTGTGTTTGCTAGAATAATAGATGCATTAGTTCAGTTCAGATTAACCCAACTAAAAGTATCAGCAGCAAAGCGTGGCCATTTCTGCATAGCTGTATTTGTTACTGCCCCATAATAACAGTGGGGGTTCTCCTTGTACAGGCATTACGATAACATTGTAGCATACAGAGTTCATATCACGACCACACTTTTTTTGCGGTCAGATGAAGCACCTTGACGAGCAATACCTGTCCAGTTATAACTAGCGAAACctaattgattgaatgatttgtggtgtttaacgtcccaaaaccaccatatgattatgagagacgccgtagtggagggccccggaaattttgaccacctggggttctttaacgtgcacccaaatctgagcacacgggcctcgacatttccgcctccatcggaaatgcagctgccgcagccgggatttgaacccgcgatctgcgggtcagcagccgagtaccttagccactagaccaccgcggcggggcagctagCGAAACCTATGCTTGTTAAGCCAAGTAATACATTCATTAATAGCCTGGTACCCCTGTCACATGGCACATGTTATGTAATTCACAGTGAACGATATTCATAATGAATGTCATTCCGATATTCAGTTCTGCATTCACAGGGCTATACAAAATCTCAATTGCAGCAAGTGTCACTGTTTATCGGCAGGCTGATATGATAACAAACCGCTACACATCGTGCTTTTAATTTACATATTTTCTAATTATCGAAGTAATACAATGGTAAATATAGTGATACTACTTCAAAATATACTGGTATGTAATTCAACACCATCGTGTTGCGGGGTGCCTTTGAAAAGCCACAGTTGTTCAAAATTTATCCTGACTCCCCCCCTCCTCTaatgtgcctcataatcatactTTTGGCCTTAAACTTTTTATCACAGGGCGTGGCTACCGGATCTGCCTTACCTTACTGGACCCACGCCAGCctcaacgctgctgcagtctccTGTTGCTACTTGACAGTGAAGGCAAATACAAAGGCATGTTTACCACCAATGCTTCTTTCAACTGGGCATGGAATTGTGGTCAAGGCTGATCAGAGCTTAGCAAAATGCTTGTCGGTGCATCGGCTTCAACACACCCCTGTTTAAAATTTTTTAATTGCAAGCTTCCATCCTCCCCttcctgcctccccccccccccctttttgagACAGGTCAGTGATAAACAGGCCATAGCTATCTGTGGCACGCTGCTGCAAGAGACGTGATGTGCCATGACTAATATGCCCCAGCAACAGATTGCAGCAAAAAAATGCCAGACCAACTTTCTCTTGTTTGTGTACCTTCAAAAAGCTTTCCCTCAACAGGCCGTATTTCATGTTTTGTGTAGACGGTAGAGTGTTGTACGGCACAATTCAAGGTGTTTTACTGCAATAAATACTGTAGGAATTGTTACTCCTTTGCTCCGGCAAGGAAACAGAATTTGCACCTGAGCAAAACTCTTTGCCTTGTCTTCCTATTTTTCTTTATGTGTTTCTAACGACAACAATGAATGGTTAAAACTGTATGCTATGCGTGGCGACCTGAAAAAGTCTGCGTTGTATGTACCTCAGTACTGCAAATCGCACAAAAATAAACAACAAACAAGACCATGCATTAACTACTAATGTGGCAGTTTTTGTAGTGAACAAGAATAGAAACACATTCCGGAGGAGATGAGGGTAGCAGCTGCCACTCCCTTAAAGCGCTACTCCTTTGAAAAGCAATGTCAAACATTTTTGTGTCATGCCGTCATTTGATAAGTTGTAGGTACAATGGACTGTCACCCTTGTTTGTATTTTTTCCACTTTGCCAAACCAGCAGCTTCATAGTTGATCAGCCCATCAGAGAAATCTAAGTTTTATTTAGGTCTGAATTCGCTTGCTGCCTGCCACAAGCTTTGGCTTATGGTTTACTAATATATTCACTACTAGAGGGAATTTCggtgctgcgatcattcagcccCCACGGGAATGATGAGGGTCACATTTGCTGAAGTCAATCTTGTGAAAAAGCAACTCCAGGTCACATGGGGCCAAATGGAGCCAAAAGAACAAAGCCTAGACCAATTCATCTACTACCTATTATTTCCGTCCTAGCTGGAGAGTGCCATGTGTTGCAGCTTTCATTGATACTTACACATGATTATTTCCTAAAGTATTATAAGGAAACGCTATAAAAAGTGGTTGTAAAGCTTTGTTTATTTTAATGTGGTCGGAGAGTGAATTTGGACACTAGGTAAATTATGGCTGAACCATGTTTTTTCAGCGCTCGAGTGTGAACCTGCTCTAGCCAGCTTGGATGAACTTGTGACCGAGCTGCGGCAAACGTGCAACCTGACGCAGTTTGTACATCGTTTACGTCAGGAATTCAAGAAACTCTTGCTTGCACACCCACCTTCTGCAGAGACAGCGCAGACCGAGCACAACGATGCTGTAGCCTCTGCATAGCATCATCTTCCTAAGGTTAAGCCAATCTTGTAATGAAATATTAATGTACTTCAGTACATAATTTGCCTTTCTAACAGTTTCTCGGCGAATGCTTTTGTATCGATAAGTTATTTTCATATTGTAACAGTGTAAGCAGATTACTGCTGCTGCCAAACCATTTGAGTACTTTATTCAAGACAACTGTGCTGTTGTGGACAAAACATATCAGTAAAGTGTTATCAGGCTAGCCAATGCACTACCTTCAAAATTGGTTTGAAACATTGGAGTCCACTTCAGAATTTCATCAAAATATCTATATGTGTCAACTTCTGTGAACAAACAGTGGTACGTGTGCACAGAACAATGGTGTTCTTCTCAATGTTCCTTGAGAGGTGtattcttacattttttttttatatgttcgCTCTAAAGTCATAAGGGTCTTTTAGTTATGCAGATTTATTCGATTTATTCAGGAAAAGAAAGGGTGTAGCTTGtttttgtgtgacttttgttgAACTGCGTGCAACCATGGCGTCCACGTTTCTGGGCGCCATGTACTAAGCTAGCAAAACCTCACGATAGTACAACCTGCTTTGTTGCCGTGCGGCTTTGCACAAAACTTTATCTGTAATATAGCTAAATACAC
Above is a window of Rhipicephalus microplus isolate Deutch F79 chromosome 1, USDA_Rmic, whole genome shotgun sequence DNA encoding:
- the LOC119184952 gene encoding uncharacterized protein LOC119184952; translation: MHDVEGFLNKLGQIRTKTRQIAHKAEAVLRRQQSMVPELRNKKDAWILEQQRRKKDEIEDLVDLMRRYQQMLEMEKRDVEHMTALADICDKKQKRLELHTLAIQLHNQLQARPAGLENFADIATNMAGLQLIRIPGRGYRICLTLLDPRQPQRCCSLLLLLDSEGKYKALECEPALASLDELVTELRQTCNLTQFVHRLRQEFKKLLLAHPPSAETAQTEHNDAVASA